One Calderihabitans maritimus DNA segment encodes these proteins:
- a CDS encoding FAD-dependent oxidoreductase: MAKVVVVGGGWAGSGAALAAAQAGAEVVLLERTDMLLGTGLVGGIMRNNGRFTATEEAIAMGGGKIFQAVDGVARHKNIEFPGHKHATLYDVAKIEPQIRRLLREEGIEIRLKSRVTDVKMVGPGVIGAVVTEDGEEIEGDVFVEATGTAGPMGNCKKYGNGCAMCILRCPTFGPRVSIAAKAGVKEFMGQKADGSIGAMSGSCKLHKESLSKEIVDKLDRDGVVVVPIPGHLRKEGALEMKACQQYALKEFAENIVLLDTGHAKLMTPFYPLDMLRQIPGFEEARYEDPYAGGIGNSMRYLAISPRDNCLKVEGMENLFCAGEKAGLLVGHTEAIVTGLLAGHNAVRKTRGQELLEIPTSLAIGDAIAYVNEQMKTEEGRRKKYTFSGSVYFERMKEKGLYTTDVEDIRMRVEAAGLTNVFLA; this comes from the coding sequence TTGGCGGCTGCTCAAGCCGGAGCCGAGGTAGTCTTACTGGAAAGGACTGATATGTTACTGGGGACGGGCCTTGTAGGCGGTATCATGCGCAACAACGGCCGTTTTACCGCCACGGAAGAGGCCATAGCCATGGGTGGCGGCAAGATTTTCCAAGCAGTTGACGGAGTTGCCCGGCACAAAAACATCGAATTCCCCGGTCATAAGCATGCTACCCTCTATGATGTAGCTAAAATCGAACCGCAGATCAGAAGATTGCTGCGGGAGGAGGGTATCGAAATACGCCTCAAGAGCAGGGTTACTGACGTGAAGATGGTTGGACCGGGAGTAATTGGGGCGGTAGTGACGGAGGACGGAGAAGAAATAGAGGGAGACGTTTTTGTGGAAGCGACAGGTACTGCCGGTCCGATGGGTAACTGCAAGAAGTATGGTAACGGTTGCGCCATGTGCATTTTGCGTTGCCCCACTTTCGGTCCCAGGGTGAGCATTGCGGCCAAAGCAGGCGTCAAGGAATTTATGGGGCAGAAAGCCGACGGCAGTATCGGGGCCATGAGTGGCTCTTGCAAGTTACACAAAGAGTCTTTAAGTAAGGAAATAGTGGACAAGCTGGATAGAGATGGAGTCGTGGTAGTTCCAATTCCCGGACACCTGCGCAAAGAAGGTGCCCTGGAAATGAAGGCGTGCCAGCAGTATGCCTTGAAGGAATTTGCCGAAAATATCGTCCTGTTAGATACCGGCCATGCCAAGCTGATGACCCCCTTCTATCCCCTAGATATGTTGCGGCAGATTCCCGGATTTGAGGAGGCCCGGTACGAAGACCCGTATGCGGGTGGAATCGGAAACTCAATGCGTTACCTGGCTATTTCGCCGCGGGATAACTGCTTGAAAGTTGAAGGTATGGAAAACCTCTTCTGTGCCGGGGAAAAGGCAGGCCTGTTGGTCGGCCATACGGAGGCCATTGTTACCGGTTTACTGGCCGGTCATAACGCCGTCCGTAAAACAAGGGGTCAGGAACTTCTGGAGATACCCACTTCTCTGGCTATTGGGGATGCTATAGCTTATGTAAACGAGCAGATGAAGACAGAAGAGGGAAGAAGGAAGAAGTACACGTTCTCGGGTTCCGTCTATTTTGAGCGGATGAAGGAAAAGGGACTTTATACTACCGACGTAGAGGATATAAGAATGCGGGTAGAAGCAGCAGGGTTGACCAACGTTTTCCTGGCCTAA